In the Cytophagia bacterium CHB2 genome, one interval contains:
- a CDS encoding T9SS type A sorting domain-containing protein: MFARMLSVFAVLVFFSFIGAKESAACTCLPLRPPAQAFAEADAVFLGKIISFEELVPEHQRRAHIEVAKIWKGNKEQADTLFTAFSEASCGYDFVVGETYLIYAHQFDKEFLSTNLCTRTRPAVYASEDLKYLDSVSYLPLALGNSWTFGSNFPGTTTETIIDTVRADGYLYYRFDQFREFSRPLLRMNDSLELIVRHENEEQVWLKFGAKIGESWHVYGPKRLAEWTVTLESTTDTVEVGAGRFFPCYRFYFKFFGADNDWIEWYAPNLGPVKRELLGFAVIEYPLASAIINGENVPTGVDDPISPSSPQTFELMQNYPNPFAPASAESFLSTTSIHYRLPRETQVTLTIYDILGRALNTLVQRRQGPGDYVVTWNGRDRRGEHVPSGVYFYKLTAGSFAQTRKLAVVQ, translated from the coding sequence ATGTTTGCAAGAATGTTATCCGTTTTTGCCGTACTGGTGTTTTTTTCTTTTATCGGAGCAAAGGAGTCAGCCGCATGCACCTGTCTTCCACTGCGACCGCCGGCGCAGGCCTTTGCCGAGGCTGACGCCGTTTTTCTCGGGAAAATAATTTCATTTGAAGAACTCGTGCCGGAACATCAGCGGCGTGCACATATCGAAGTTGCAAAAATCTGGAAAGGCAATAAAGAGCAGGCCGACACGCTTTTCACTGCATTCAGCGAAGCCTCTTGCGGCTATGATTTCGTGGTCGGGGAAACCTACCTCATCTACGCCCATCAGTTTGACAAGGAGTTTTTATCCACGAACCTCTGCACCCGCACACGGCCGGCCGTTTATGCTTCCGAAGATTTGAAGTACCTGGATTCGGTTTCATATCTGCCTTTGGCATTGGGCAACTCATGGACCTTCGGCTCAAACTTTCCGGGCACGACGACGGAAACCATCATCGACACCGTTCGCGCCGACGGATATCTTTATTACCGATTCGATCAATTCCGCGAATTCTCCCGCCCTCTGCTGCGCATGAATGATTCGTTAGAGTTAATCGTACGTCACGAGAATGAGGAGCAAGTCTGGCTCAAATTCGGCGCAAAAATTGGCGAGAGTTGGCACGTTTACGGCCCCAAACGTCTGGCCGAATGGACGGTAACGCTGGAAAGCACGACTGATACCGTCGAAGTCGGCGCCGGGCGTTTTTTTCCGTGCTATCGTTTCTACTTTAAATTTTTCGGCGCGGACAATGATTGGATCGAATGGTATGCACCGAACCTCGGCCCGGTGAAGCGCGAGCTGCTGGGCTTTGCTGTGATTGAATATCCCCTGGCCAGCGCCATCATCAACGGCGAGAACGTCCCGACGGGTGTTGATGATCCCATTTCGCCTTCGTCACCACAAACGTTCGAGTTGATGCAAAACTATCCTAACCCGTTTGCACCGGCCAGCGCTGAATCGTTCTTGAGCACAACTTCAATTCACTATCGTCTGCCGCGGGAGACGCAAGTGACATTGACAATTTACGATATCCTCGGCCGCGCGCTCAACACGCTGGTGCAGCGCCGGCAAGGCCCGGGAGATTATGTCGTCACCTGGAACGGCCGCGATCGGCGCGGCGAACACGTGCCCAGCGGCGTTTATTTTTACAAATTGACGGCGGGCAGCTTCGCGCAAACGCGCAAGCTTGCAGTGGTTCAATAA
- a CDS encoding serpin family protein, translating to MKIKPHNIVALLGVSLLLVRCEHNVVAPDNRSFRELTSFEKQLVASDNSFGLKLFREVAQQRKNENVFISPLSVAMALGMTLNGASGETYEAMQNTLELAGLSQEEINQSYQSLIALLMQLDPRVEFQIANSIWHRQEMAFEQDFIERNQTYFNAQVSGVDFNAPGTLNLINAWVNDNTRGRIPQIINEIKPEHVMFLINAIYFKGTWTYQFDPAQTKDDWFTTASGAQQACKMMHQKAGLHRFYSNQAFQAIDLPYGDAGFSMTVLLPHRGVSLDSLISAFSPENWAAWMNGFTQQELALAMPRFKLTFDMMLNEILKKMGMAIAFTEAANFSAMYQPGGVLISEVKHKTFVEVNEEGTEAAAATSVGIGVVSAPPYLRIDRPFLFAIRDSHSQTILFIGKMEYLQ from the coding sequence ATGAAAATCAAACCGCACAATATTGTCGCTCTACTCGGCGTCAGCCTGCTGCTCGTCCGATGCGAACACAATGTCGTCGCGCCGGACAACCGCAGCTTCCGCGAGCTGACCTCGTTCGAAAAACAACTGGTCGCTTCGGACAATAGCTTCGGCTTGAAGCTCTTTCGTGAAGTCGCGCAACAGCGAAAAAATGAGAACGTTTTCATCTCGCCGTTGAGTGTGGCCATGGCCTTGGGCATGACCTTGAACGGCGCGAGCGGCGAAACTTACGAAGCCATGCAAAACACGTTGGAGCTGGCCGGTTTGTCGCAGGAGGAAATCAATCAATCCTATCAGAGTTTGATCGCGCTGCTCATGCAACTCGACCCGCGGGTGGAATTTCAAATCGCCAACTCGATTTGGCACCGCCAGGAGATGGCTTTTGAGCAGGATTTCATCGAGCGCAACCAAACTTATTTCAACGCGCAGGTCAGCGGCGTTGACTTCAACGCGCCCGGCACGCTCAATCTCATCAACGCCTGGGTGAACGACAACACCCGCGGCCGCATCCCGCAGATCATCAATGAAATCAAGCCCGAGCATGTGATGTTTCTCATCAATGCCATTTATTTCAAGGGCACGTGGACGTATCAATTCGATCCCGCGCAAACCAAAGACGACTGGTTCACTACCGCAAGCGGAGCGCAGCAAGCCTGCAAAATGATGCACCAAAAAGCCGGCCTGCACCGCTTTTATTCCAATCAGGCTTTTCAAGCGATCGATCTGCCCTACGGCGATGCCGGTTTCAGCATGACGGTTCTGCTGCCGCATCGCGGCGTCTCGCTGGATTCACTGATTTCGGCTTTCAGTCCGGAGAATTGGGCGGCTTGGATGAACGGCTTTACGCAACAGGAATTGGCGCTGGCCATGCCCAGATTCAAGTTGACATTCGATATGATGTTGAACGAAATTTTAAAAAAAATGGGGATGGCAATCGCTTTTACCGAGGCTGCGAATTTTAGCGCAATGTATCAACCCGGCGGAGTATTGATCAGCGAAGTGAAACACAAGACATTTGTCGAAGTTAATGAAGAGGGCACTGAGGCCGCGGCAGCCACTTCCGTGGGCATCGGCGTCGTCTCCGCCCCGCCTTACCTCCGGATAGATCGGCCGTTCTTGTTTGCCATTCGCGACAGCCATTCGCAAACCATTTTGTTCATTGGAAAAATGGAATACTTGCAATAA